Proteins found in one Miscanthus floridulus cultivar M001 chromosome 4, ASM1932011v1, whole genome shotgun sequence genomic segment:
- the LOC136549895 gene encoding bZIP transcription factor TRAB1-like translates to MEFKNCGSSSQRRPVVVVDEGAPLARQGSVYLLTFDEFQSALGGGAAAGGGVPKDFGSMNMDELLRSIWTAEETQAMASASAAGAGAGMPSTPLQRQGSSLTLPRTLSAKTVDEVWRNLVRDEPPQAQGADGGGHQQHHRQSTLGEMTLEEFFVRAGVVRENPAPAPPAPPPMTMMPPRPVPVAPKSSAFFGNLPGADDAAAAAALGFAPVGMGDLALIPPRAAAGMGGSAMAVQTAVNQQLDSGGKGYSDLSSPTEPLPFSFEGMIRGRRHGGGVEKVVQRRQRRMIKNRESAARSRARKQAYTMELEAEVQKLKEQNQELERKQAEIMEMQKNEAPEMLKDPFGQKKRLCLRRTLTGPW, encoded by the exons atGGAGTTCAAGAACTGCGGGTCGTCGTCGCAGCGccggccggtggtggtggtggacgagGGGGCGCCGTTGGCGAGGCAGGGGTCAGTCTACTTGTTGACGTTCGACGAATTCCAGAGCGCTCTCGGCGGCGGGGCCGCCGCCGGCGGTGGCGTCCCCAAGGATTTCGGCTCCATGAACATGGACGAGCTGCTCCGGAGCATCTGGACCGCGGAGGAGACCCAGGCCATGGCCTCCGCCTCTGCCGCAGGAGCGGGCGCGGGGATGCCGTCCACGCCGCTGCAGCGGCAGGGATCGTCGCTCACACTGCCCCGCACGCTCAGCGCCAAGACGGTCGATGAGGTGTGGCGCAACCTCGTGCGCGACGAGCCTCCGCAGGCGCAGGGGGCGGACGGCGGCGGACACCAACAGCACCACCGCCAGTCGACGCTCGGGGAGATGACTCTGGAGGAGTTCTTCGTCAGAGCTGGCGTGGTCAGGGAGAACCCCGCTCCAGCTCCTCCAGCGCCACCACCCATGACCATGATGCCGCCGCGGCCGGTACCTGTTGCCCCAAAAAGCTCCGCCTTTTTCGGGAATTTACCGGGTGCCGACGACGCCGCAGCTGCGGCAGCGCTGGGGTTTGCACCGGTCGGCATGGGAGATCTGGCACTGATACCGCCCAGGGCGGCGGCAGGCATGGGAGGCAGCGCCATGGCTGTGCAAACAGCGGTGAATCAGCAGCTTGATTCTGGCGGGAAGGGGTACAGCGACCTGTCGTCGCCAACGGAGCCGCTGCCTTTTTCGTTCGAAGGGATGATTCGGGGGAGAAGGCATGGAGGCGGCGTGGAGAAAGTGGTGCAGAGGCGGCAGAGGAGGATGATCAAGAACAGGGAGTCCGCCGCGAGGTCCCGAGCGCGCAAACAG GCTTATACAATGGAGTTAGAAGCTGAAGTTCAGAAACTCAAGGAGCAGAATCAGGAACTGGAGAGGAAACAG GCAGAGATTATGGAAATGCAGAAAAACGAG GCACCAGAAATGTTGAAGGATCCATTTGGACAGAAGAAACGGCTGTGCTTGCGAAGAACATTGACTGGCCCTTGGTGA